The following proteins are encoded in a genomic region of Pseudodesulfovibrio mercurii:
- a CDS encoding winged helix-turn-helix transcriptional regulator, with product MDEACPLKVCGDKKYYCSMELTLQVIGGKWKPIIIHRLGTEGVLRFSEVRRSIPNITQKMLTQQLRELEADGMVRREVYAQVPPKVEYSLTELGESIMPVIGSLCRWGESYAQWHARRLPDQAEAV from the coding sequence ATGGACGAGGCGTGTCCCCTGAAGGTCTGCGGCGACAAGAAATACTATTGCAGCATGGAGCTGACCCTCCAGGTCATCGGCGGCAAGTGGAAGCCGATCATCATCCACCGGCTGGGCACCGAGGGCGTCCTGCGCTTCAGCGAGGTCAGGCGGTCCATTCCGAACATCACCCAGAAGATGCTCACCCAGCAGCTGCGCGAGCTGGAGGCGGACGGCATGGTCCGGCGCGAGGTCTATGCCCAGGTGCCGCCCAAGGTGGAATATTCCCTGACCGAACTCGGGGAGAGCATCATGCCGGTCATCGGCAGCCTGTGCCGCTGGGGCGAGAGCTATGCCCAGTGGCACGCCCGGCGGCTGCCGGACCAGGCCGAGGCGGTCTAG
- a CDS encoding Hpt domain-containing protein produces MTGKSSKNSASGPVRAVFDPVAASADMGLTLEEFAPLLPKAATEIRLRLDAVRQGVADDDLRAVTLNSHTAKSIAATLGAEATRQAALDLELCARSGDRASCPRLLAELEEHAAALLGALDKA; encoded by the coding sequence ATGACGGGCAAATCCAGCAAGAACAGTGCGTCCGGCCCGGTGCGGGCCGTTTTCGATCCGGTGGCGGCCAGCGCGGACATGGGCTTGACCCTTGAGGAGTTCGCGCCGCTGCTGCCCAAGGCGGCCACGGAGATCCGCCTACGCCTGGACGCGGTCCGGCAGGGCGTGGCCGACGACGACCTGCGCGCCGTGACCCTGAACAGCCATACCGCCAAGAGCATCGCCGCCACCCTCGGGGCCGAGGCCACCCGGCAGGCCGCCCTCGACCTCGAACTCTGCGCCCGATCCGGCGACCGGGCGAGTTGCCCCCGGCTCCTCGCCGAACTGGAAGAACACGCCGCCGCATTGCTGGGCGCGTTGGATAAGGCGTAG